The following are encoded together in the Tripterygium wilfordii isolate XIE 37 chromosome 18, ASM1340144v1, whole genome shotgun sequence genome:
- the LOC119984113 gene encoding protein translocase subunit SecA, chloroplastic isoform X1, producing MAATLCDSPSLNNCLSVSSFTTKSLLAQKNHHQKNFIVSTPFGRNGFLFGAKTSKLPSRRRRRMVASASLGGLLGGIFKGTDTGESTRQQYAGTVGVINRMEAEISALSDSELREKTSVLKERAQNGESLDSLLPEAFAVVREASKRVLGLRPFDVQLIGGMVLHKGEIAEMKTGEGKTLVAILPAYLNALSGKGVHVVTVNDYLARRDCEWVGQVPRFLGLKVGLIQQNMTSEQRRENYLCDITYVTNSELGFDYLRDNLATSVEELVLRGFNYCVIDEVDSILIDEARTPLIISGPAEKPSDRYYKAAKIAAAFEQDIHYTVEEKQKTILLTEQGYEDAEEILGVKDLYDPREQWASYVLNAIKAKELFLRDVNYILRGKEVLIVDEFTGRVMQGRRWSDGLHQAVEAKEGLPIQNETVTLASISYQNFFLQFPKLCGMTGTAATESTEFESIYKLKVTIVPTNKPMIRKDESDVVFRAATGKWRAVVVEISRMHKTGRPVLVGTTSVEQSDALSEQLQAVGIPHEVLNAKPENVEREAEIVAQSGRLGAVTIATNMAGRGTDIILGGNAEFMARLKLREMLMPRVVKPFEEGYISVKKAPPTKTWKVNESLFPCKLSNENAKLAEDAVKLAVKTWGQRSLIELEAEERLSYTCEKSPAKDEVIGKLRTAFLEIVKEYKVYTEEERRKVVSAGGLHVVGTERHESRRIDNQLRGRSGRQGDPGSSRFFLGLEDNIFRIFGGDRIQGLMRAFRVEDLPIESKMLTKALDEAQRKVENYFFDIRKQLFEFDEVLNSQRDRVYTERRRALEAEDLQSLLIEYAELTMDDILEANIGSDAPKESWDLEKLIAKLQQYCYLLSDLTPDLLSKCSTYEDVQDYLRLRGREAYLQKRDLVEKEAPGLMKEAERFLILSNIDRLWKEHLQSLKFVQQAVGLRGYAQRDPLIEYKLEGYNLFLEMMAQIRRNVIYSIYQFKPVLVNKKDKEKGQNEKPGKLVTNGHGSAKNPEPVGAAEPSKSSASPQASA from the exons ATGGCGGCAACGCTCTGCGATTCACCTTCGCTGAACAACTGCctctctgtttcttcttttaCTACGAAATCTCTCCTCGCCCAGAAGAACCATCACCAGAAAAACTTTATAGTTAGCACTCCTTTTGGGAGGAATGGATTCCTATTTGGAGCAAAAACATCGAAATTGCCCAGTAGGAGGAGACGGAGGATGGTTGCCTCTGCGTCGCTGGGGGGTTTGTTGGGTGGGATTTTTAAGGGGACCGACACGGGAGAGTCTACAAGACAACAGTATGCCGGAACTGTTGGTGTGATCAATCGAATGGAAGCTGAGATTTCAGCATTGTCGGATTCGGAGCTGAGGGAAAAGACTTCCGTGTTGAAGGAGAGGGCACAGAATGGGGAATCTTTGGATTCTCTGTTGCCC GAAGCATTTGCTGTCGTGAGAGAGGCTTCAAAGAGGGTTCTAGGCCTCCGTCCTTTTGATGTGCAGCTTATTG GTGGCATGGTTCTTCATAAGGGAGAAATAGCTGAAATGAAAACTGGGGAAGGAAAGACCCTTGTTGCTATCTTACCTGCTTATTTGAATGCATTAAGTGGGAAAGGAGTCCATGTTGTTActgtaaatgattatttggcTCGGCGAGATTGTGAATGGGTTGGTCAGGTTCCCCGTTTTCTTGGATTGAAGGTTGGCCTAATCCAAC AGAATATGACAAGTGAACAGAGAAGGGAAAATTACTTATGTGACATAACATATGTCACCAATAGCGAACTTGGTTTTGATTACTTGAGAGATAATCTTGCCACG AGTGTTGAAGAGCTGGTCTTGAGGGGTTTCAATTATTGTGTAATTGATGAGGTGGACTCCATCCTTATTGATGAAGCGAGAACTCCTCTCATAATATCTGGGCCTGCGGAAAAACCTAGCGATCGATATTATAAAGCTGCAAAGATAGCTGCAGCCTTTGAACAAGATATCCATTACACT GTGGAGGAGAAGCAGAAGACAATACTACTAACAGAACAGGGTTATGAGGATGCTGAAGAAATTCTGGGAGTGAAAGATTTATACGATCCCCGGGAACAGTGGGCATCATATGTTCTCAATGCAATTAAAGCAAAAGAACTATTTCTTAGAGATGTAAACTATATTTTACGTGGAAAGGAGGTGCTTATTGTGGATGAGTTTACTGGTCGAGTTATGCAG GGGAGGCGATGGAGTGATGGACTTCACCAAGCAGTTGAAGCAAAAGAAGGTTTGCCTATTCAGAATGAAACTGTGACGTTGGCATCAATTAGCTATCAAAACTTTTTTCTCCAG TTTCCAAAGCTTTGTGGCATGACTGGCACTGCAGCAACTGAAAGCACAGAATTTGAAAGTATATACAAGCTGAAAGTTACGATTGTGCCTACAAACAAGCCCATGATAAGAAAG GATGAGTCCGATGTAGTTTTCAGGGCAGCTACAGGAAAATGGCGTGCAGTTGTTGTAGAAATTTCTCGAATGCACAAGACTGGTCGCCCAGTGCTTGTTGGCACAACAAGTGTTGAGCAGAGTGATGCATTGTCAGAACAGTTGCAAGCAGTTGGAATCCCTCATGAG gtTCTCAATGCAAAACCAGAGAATGTGGAGAGAGAAGCAGAAATTGTTGCACAGAGTGGTCGTCTAGGGGCAGTAACAATTGCTACTAATATGGCTGGTCGTGGAACAGATATAATTCTCGGAGGTAATGCCGAATTTATGGCAAGGTTGAAGCTACGTGAAATGCTTATGCCAAG AGTTGTTAAGCCATTTGAAGAAGGTTATATCTCAGTGAAGAAAGCTCCTCCCACAAAGACATGGAAG GTGAATGAAAGTCTATTTCCATGCAAATTATCCAATGAAAATGCCAAGTTGGCTGAGGATGCTGTAAAGTTAGCTGTCAAAACTTGGGGCCAGAGATCGCTGATTGAGCTTGAAGCAGAGGAACGTCTATCTTACACCTGTGAAAAG AGTCCGGCTAAGGATGAAGTCATAGGCAAGTTGCGGACTGCTTTCTTAGAAATTGTTAAAGAATATAAAGTCTATACcgaggaagaaaggaggaag GTTGTATCAGCCGGTGGACTCCATGTTGTGGGAACAGAACGACATGAATCACGCCGAATTGACAACCAG CTGCGTGGTCGAAGTGGCCGGCAAGGGGATCCTGGAAGTTCCCGTTTTTTCCTTGGCCTCGAAGATAACATCTTTCGAATTTTTGGTGGAGACAGAATCCAG ggtttgatgaGAGCCTTTAGAGTTGAAGATCTACCAATTGAATCCAAGATGCTGACTAAAGCTCTGGACGAAGCTCAGAGGAAAGTGGAGAATTACTTTTTTGATATCCGGAAGCAATTGTTTGAGTTTGATGAAGTCCTGAACAGCCAAAGAGACCGTGTGTATACAGAAAGAAGACGAGCACTTGAAGCTGAGGATCTCCAGTCCCTTCTGATTGAATATGCTGAATTGACCATGGATGACATCTTAGAG GCAAATATTGGTTCAGATGCTCCAAAAGAAAGCTGGGACCTTGAAAAGCTTATCGCAAAACTTCAACA GTATTGCTATCTGTTGAGTGATTTGACTCCAGATTTGCTGAGTAAATGCTCAACTTATGAGGATGTGCAGGATTACCTTCGTCTGCGTGGTCGTGAAGCATATTTGCAGAAAAGG GATTTAGTGGAAAAAGAAGCCCCAGGATTGATGAAAGAAGCTGAACGATTCTTGATTTTGAGTAATATTGATCGCTTGTGGAAGGAGCACTTGCAATCACTCAAATTCGTTCAGCAAGCTGTAGGCCTACGTGGATACGCACAGCGTGATCCACTTATTGAATATAAACTTGAGGGCTATAATCTCTTCTTGGAGATGATGGCTCAAATAAGAAGAAATGTCATATATTCTATATACCAG TTCAAACCTGTGTTGGTAAATAAGAAGGATAAGGAAAAGGGTCAGAATGAGAAACCGGGCAAACTTGTTACAAATGGCCATGGCAGTGCGAAGAACCCTGAGCCGGTTGGTGCTGCAGAGCCCTCGAAATCATCTGCCAGCCCCCAGGCCAGTGCATAA
- the LOC119984113 gene encoding protein translocase subunit SECA1, chloroplastic isoform X2, with the protein MAATLCDSPSLNNCLSVSSFTTKSLLAQKNHHQKNFIVSTPFGRNGFLFGAKTSKLPSRRRRRMVASASLGGLLGGIFKGTDTGESTRQQYAGTVGVINRMEAEISALSDSELREKTSVLKERAQNGESLDSLLPEAFAVVREASKRVLGLRPFDVQLIGGMVLHKGEIAEMKTGEGKTLVAILPAYLNALSGKGVHVVTVNDYLARRDCEWVGQVPRFLGLKSVEELVLRGFNYCVIDEVDSILIDEARTPLIISGPAEKPSDRYYKAAKIAAAFEQDIHYTVEEKQKTILLTEQGYEDAEEILGVKDLYDPREQWASYVLNAIKAKELFLRDVNYILRGKEVLIVDEFTGRVMQGRRWSDGLHQAVEAKEGLPIQNETVTLASISYQNFFLQFPKLCGMTGTAATESTEFESIYKLKVTIVPTNKPMIRKDESDVVFRAATGKWRAVVVEISRMHKTGRPVLVGTTSVEQSDALSEQLQAVGIPHEVLNAKPENVEREAEIVAQSGRLGAVTIATNMAGRGTDIILGGNAEFMARLKLREMLMPRVVKPFEEGYISVKKAPPTKTWKVNESLFPCKLSNENAKLAEDAVKLAVKTWGQRSLIELEAEERLSYTCEKSPAKDEVIGKLRTAFLEIVKEYKVYTEEERRKVVSAGGLHVVGTERHESRRIDNQLRGRSGRQGDPGSSRFFLGLEDNIFRIFGGDRIQGLMRAFRVEDLPIESKMLTKALDEAQRKVENYFFDIRKQLFEFDEVLNSQRDRVYTERRRALEAEDLQSLLIEYAELTMDDILEANIGSDAPKESWDLEKLIAKLQQYCYLLSDLTPDLLSKCSTYEDVQDYLRLRGREAYLQKRDLVEKEAPGLMKEAERFLILSNIDRLWKEHLQSLKFVQQAVGLRGYAQRDPLIEYKLEGYNLFLEMMAQIRRNVIYSIYQFKPVLVNKKDKEKGQNEKPGKLVTNGHGSAKNPEPVGAAEPSKSSASPQASA; encoded by the exons ATGGCGGCAACGCTCTGCGATTCACCTTCGCTGAACAACTGCctctctgtttcttcttttaCTACGAAATCTCTCCTCGCCCAGAAGAACCATCACCAGAAAAACTTTATAGTTAGCACTCCTTTTGGGAGGAATGGATTCCTATTTGGAGCAAAAACATCGAAATTGCCCAGTAGGAGGAGACGGAGGATGGTTGCCTCTGCGTCGCTGGGGGGTTTGTTGGGTGGGATTTTTAAGGGGACCGACACGGGAGAGTCTACAAGACAACAGTATGCCGGAACTGTTGGTGTGATCAATCGAATGGAAGCTGAGATTTCAGCATTGTCGGATTCGGAGCTGAGGGAAAAGACTTCCGTGTTGAAGGAGAGGGCACAGAATGGGGAATCTTTGGATTCTCTGTTGCCC GAAGCATTTGCTGTCGTGAGAGAGGCTTCAAAGAGGGTTCTAGGCCTCCGTCCTTTTGATGTGCAGCTTATTG GTGGCATGGTTCTTCATAAGGGAGAAATAGCTGAAATGAAAACTGGGGAAGGAAAGACCCTTGTTGCTATCTTACCTGCTTATTTGAATGCATTAAGTGGGAAAGGAGTCCATGTTGTTActgtaaatgattatttggcTCGGCGAGATTGTGAATGGGTTGGTCAGGTTCCCCGTTTTCTTGGATTGAAG AGTGTTGAAGAGCTGGTCTTGAGGGGTTTCAATTATTGTGTAATTGATGAGGTGGACTCCATCCTTATTGATGAAGCGAGAACTCCTCTCATAATATCTGGGCCTGCGGAAAAACCTAGCGATCGATATTATAAAGCTGCAAAGATAGCTGCAGCCTTTGAACAAGATATCCATTACACT GTGGAGGAGAAGCAGAAGACAATACTACTAACAGAACAGGGTTATGAGGATGCTGAAGAAATTCTGGGAGTGAAAGATTTATACGATCCCCGGGAACAGTGGGCATCATATGTTCTCAATGCAATTAAAGCAAAAGAACTATTTCTTAGAGATGTAAACTATATTTTACGTGGAAAGGAGGTGCTTATTGTGGATGAGTTTACTGGTCGAGTTATGCAG GGGAGGCGATGGAGTGATGGACTTCACCAAGCAGTTGAAGCAAAAGAAGGTTTGCCTATTCAGAATGAAACTGTGACGTTGGCATCAATTAGCTATCAAAACTTTTTTCTCCAG TTTCCAAAGCTTTGTGGCATGACTGGCACTGCAGCAACTGAAAGCACAGAATTTGAAAGTATATACAAGCTGAAAGTTACGATTGTGCCTACAAACAAGCCCATGATAAGAAAG GATGAGTCCGATGTAGTTTTCAGGGCAGCTACAGGAAAATGGCGTGCAGTTGTTGTAGAAATTTCTCGAATGCACAAGACTGGTCGCCCAGTGCTTGTTGGCACAACAAGTGTTGAGCAGAGTGATGCATTGTCAGAACAGTTGCAAGCAGTTGGAATCCCTCATGAG gtTCTCAATGCAAAACCAGAGAATGTGGAGAGAGAAGCAGAAATTGTTGCACAGAGTGGTCGTCTAGGGGCAGTAACAATTGCTACTAATATGGCTGGTCGTGGAACAGATATAATTCTCGGAGGTAATGCCGAATTTATGGCAAGGTTGAAGCTACGTGAAATGCTTATGCCAAG AGTTGTTAAGCCATTTGAAGAAGGTTATATCTCAGTGAAGAAAGCTCCTCCCACAAAGACATGGAAG GTGAATGAAAGTCTATTTCCATGCAAATTATCCAATGAAAATGCCAAGTTGGCTGAGGATGCTGTAAAGTTAGCTGTCAAAACTTGGGGCCAGAGATCGCTGATTGAGCTTGAAGCAGAGGAACGTCTATCTTACACCTGTGAAAAG AGTCCGGCTAAGGATGAAGTCATAGGCAAGTTGCGGACTGCTTTCTTAGAAATTGTTAAAGAATATAAAGTCTATACcgaggaagaaaggaggaag GTTGTATCAGCCGGTGGACTCCATGTTGTGGGAACAGAACGACATGAATCACGCCGAATTGACAACCAG CTGCGTGGTCGAAGTGGCCGGCAAGGGGATCCTGGAAGTTCCCGTTTTTTCCTTGGCCTCGAAGATAACATCTTTCGAATTTTTGGTGGAGACAGAATCCAG ggtttgatgaGAGCCTTTAGAGTTGAAGATCTACCAATTGAATCCAAGATGCTGACTAAAGCTCTGGACGAAGCTCAGAGGAAAGTGGAGAATTACTTTTTTGATATCCGGAAGCAATTGTTTGAGTTTGATGAAGTCCTGAACAGCCAAAGAGACCGTGTGTATACAGAAAGAAGACGAGCACTTGAAGCTGAGGATCTCCAGTCCCTTCTGATTGAATATGCTGAATTGACCATGGATGACATCTTAGAG GCAAATATTGGTTCAGATGCTCCAAAAGAAAGCTGGGACCTTGAAAAGCTTATCGCAAAACTTCAACA GTATTGCTATCTGTTGAGTGATTTGACTCCAGATTTGCTGAGTAAATGCTCAACTTATGAGGATGTGCAGGATTACCTTCGTCTGCGTGGTCGTGAAGCATATTTGCAGAAAAGG GATTTAGTGGAAAAAGAAGCCCCAGGATTGATGAAAGAAGCTGAACGATTCTTGATTTTGAGTAATATTGATCGCTTGTGGAAGGAGCACTTGCAATCACTCAAATTCGTTCAGCAAGCTGTAGGCCTACGTGGATACGCACAGCGTGATCCACTTATTGAATATAAACTTGAGGGCTATAATCTCTTCTTGGAGATGATGGCTCAAATAAGAAGAAATGTCATATATTCTATATACCAG TTCAAACCTGTGTTGGTAAATAAGAAGGATAAGGAAAAGGGTCAGAATGAGAAACCGGGCAAACTTGTTACAAATGGCCATGGCAGTGCGAAGAACCCTGAGCCGGTTGGTGCTGCAGAGCCCTCGAAATCATCTGCCAGCCCCCAGGCCAGTGCATAA
- the LOC119984113 gene encoding protein translocase subunit SecA, chloroplastic isoform X3 has protein sequence MVLHKGEIAEMKTGEGKTLVAILPAYLNALSGKGVHVVTVNDYLARRDCEWVGQVPRFLGLKVGLIQQNMTSEQRRENYLCDITYVTNSELGFDYLRDNLATSVEELVLRGFNYCVIDEVDSILIDEARTPLIISGPAEKPSDRYYKAAKIAAAFEQDIHYTVEEKQKTILLTEQGYEDAEEILGVKDLYDPREQWASYVLNAIKAKELFLRDVNYILRGKEVLIVDEFTGRVMQGRRWSDGLHQAVEAKEGLPIQNETVTLASISYQNFFLQFPKLCGMTGTAATESTEFESIYKLKVTIVPTNKPMIRKDESDVVFRAATGKWRAVVVEISRMHKTGRPVLVGTTSVEQSDALSEQLQAVGIPHEVLNAKPENVEREAEIVAQSGRLGAVTIATNMAGRGTDIILGGNAEFMARLKLREMLMPRVVKPFEEGYISVKKAPPTKTWKVNESLFPCKLSNENAKLAEDAVKLAVKTWGQRSLIELEAEERLSYTCEKSPAKDEVIGKLRTAFLEIVKEYKVYTEEERRKVVSAGGLHVVGTERHESRRIDNQLRGRSGRQGDPGSSRFFLGLEDNIFRIFGGDRIQGLMRAFRVEDLPIESKMLTKALDEAQRKVENYFFDIRKQLFEFDEVLNSQRDRVYTERRRALEAEDLQSLLIEYAELTMDDILEANIGSDAPKESWDLEKLIAKLQQYCYLLSDLTPDLLSKCSTYEDVQDYLRLRGREAYLQKRDLVEKEAPGLMKEAERFLILSNIDRLWKEHLQSLKFVQQAVGLRGYAQRDPLIEYKLEGYNLFLEMMAQIRRNVIYSIYQFKPVLVNKKDKEKGQNEKPGKLVTNGHGSAKNPEPVGAAEPSKSSASPQASA, from the exons ATGGTTCTTCATAAGGGAGAAATAGCTGAAATGAAAACTGGGGAAGGAAAGACCCTTGTTGCTATCTTACCTGCTTATTTGAATGCATTAAGTGGGAAAGGAGTCCATGTTGTTActgtaaatgattatttggcTCGGCGAGATTGTGAATGGGTTGGTCAGGTTCCCCGTTTTCTTGGATTGAAGGTTGGCCTAATCCAAC AGAATATGACAAGTGAACAGAGAAGGGAAAATTACTTATGTGACATAACATATGTCACCAATAGCGAACTTGGTTTTGATTACTTGAGAGATAATCTTGCCACG AGTGTTGAAGAGCTGGTCTTGAGGGGTTTCAATTATTGTGTAATTGATGAGGTGGACTCCATCCTTATTGATGAAGCGAGAACTCCTCTCATAATATCTGGGCCTGCGGAAAAACCTAGCGATCGATATTATAAAGCTGCAAAGATAGCTGCAGCCTTTGAACAAGATATCCATTACACT GTGGAGGAGAAGCAGAAGACAATACTACTAACAGAACAGGGTTATGAGGATGCTGAAGAAATTCTGGGAGTGAAAGATTTATACGATCCCCGGGAACAGTGGGCATCATATGTTCTCAATGCAATTAAAGCAAAAGAACTATTTCTTAGAGATGTAAACTATATTTTACGTGGAAAGGAGGTGCTTATTGTGGATGAGTTTACTGGTCGAGTTATGCAG GGGAGGCGATGGAGTGATGGACTTCACCAAGCAGTTGAAGCAAAAGAAGGTTTGCCTATTCAGAATGAAACTGTGACGTTGGCATCAATTAGCTATCAAAACTTTTTTCTCCAG TTTCCAAAGCTTTGTGGCATGACTGGCACTGCAGCAACTGAAAGCACAGAATTTGAAAGTATATACAAGCTGAAAGTTACGATTGTGCCTACAAACAAGCCCATGATAAGAAAG GATGAGTCCGATGTAGTTTTCAGGGCAGCTACAGGAAAATGGCGTGCAGTTGTTGTAGAAATTTCTCGAATGCACAAGACTGGTCGCCCAGTGCTTGTTGGCACAACAAGTGTTGAGCAGAGTGATGCATTGTCAGAACAGTTGCAAGCAGTTGGAATCCCTCATGAG gtTCTCAATGCAAAACCAGAGAATGTGGAGAGAGAAGCAGAAATTGTTGCACAGAGTGGTCGTCTAGGGGCAGTAACAATTGCTACTAATATGGCTGGTCGTGGAACAGATATAATTCTCGGAGGTAATGCCGAATTTATGGCAAGGTTGAAGCTACGTGAAATGCTTATGCCAAG AGTTGTTAAGCCATTTGAAGAAGGTTATATCTCAGTGAAGAAAGCTCCTCCCACAAAGACATGGAAG GTGAATGAAAGTCTATTTCCATGCAAATTATCCAATGAAAATGCCAAGTTGGCTGAGGATGCTGTAAAGTTAGCTGTCAAAACTTGGGGCCAGAGATCGCTGATTGAGCTTGAAGCAGAGGAACGTCTATCTTACACCTGTGAAAAG AGTCCGGCTAAGGATGAAGTCATAGGCAAGTTGCGGACTGCTTTCTTAGAAATTGTTAAAGAATATAAAGTCTATACcgaggaagaaaggaggaag GTTGTATCAGCCGGTGGACTCCATGTTGTGGGAACAGAACGACATGAATCACGCCGAATTGACAACCAG CTGCGTGGTCGAAGTGGCCGGCAAGGGGATCCTGGAAGTTCCCGTTTTTTCCTTGGCCTCGAAGATAACATCTTTCGAATTTTTGGTGGAGACAGAATCCAG ggtttgatgaGAGCCTTTAGAGTTGAAGATCTACCAATTGAATCCAAGATGCTGACTAAAGCTCTGGACGAAGCTCAGAGGAAAGTGGAGAATTACTTTTTTGATATCCGGAAGCAATTGTTTGAGTTTGATGAAGTCCTGAACAGCCAAAGAGACCGTGTGTATACAGAAAGAAGACGAGCACTTGAAGCTGAGGATCTCCAGTCCCTTCTGATTGAATATGCTGAATTGACCATGGATGACATCTTAGAG GCAAATATTGGTTCAGATGCTCCAAAAGAAAGCTGGGACCTTGAAAAGCTTATCGCAAAACTTCAACA GTATTGCTATCTGTTGAGTGATTTGACTCCAGATTTGCTGAGTAAATGCTCAACTTATGAGGATGTGCAGGATTACCTTCGTCTGCGTGGTCGTGAAGCATATTTGCAGAAAAGG GATTTAGTGGAAAAAGAAGCCCCAGGATTGATGAAAGAAGCTGAACGATTCTTGATTTTGAGTAATATTGATCGCTTGTGGAAGGAGCACTTGCAATCACTCAAATTCGTTCAGCAAGCTGTAGGCCTACGTGGATACGCACAGCGTGATCCACTTATTGAATATAAACTTGAGGGCTATAATCTCTTCTTGGAGATGATGGCTCAAATAAGAAGAAATGTCATATATTCTATATACCAG TTCAAACCTGTGTTGGTAAATAAGAAGGATAAGGAAAAGGGTCAGAATGAGAAACCGGGCAAACTTGTTACAAATGGCCATGGCAGTGCGAAGAACCCTGAGCCGGTTGGTGCTGCAGAGCCCTCGAAATCATCTGCCAGCCCCCAGGCCAGTGCATAA